The genomic stretch GTTAAAGTTTGGATATAAGATcaagttttgattttaaatttaagatatgAAGTTATAGTTTGGATATAGTGTATGAAGTTAAGGTTTTTTGAAAagtttgaaattataaatttaataagaGTTTGaagcttttaatattttgttactttTGCAAGTAAGAGTTAGAAAATAGTTAGGGTTATAAGCTTAAACTAGAGTTTAGATTTGGATacatggtttagagtttgaaAAGATGTTAAAGAATTAGGGTTTGAGGTTTGAATTTACGATttgaattaattataaatttgaaaatatcaaaatttgagTGTAAACTTAAGATTTAAGTTTTCAAATATTGTAAAGATTATTAGTGTATTAgtgtttagattttgtttttagagtatatggttCAAAagtttgtttagggtttagggactCAAAAAGTACACTATTATAGcgtttattatttatatgctATTAAATGTACGCTACCATAGCGTTTCCAATTAGGCCTCTCTATCATAGTGTTTCCAAAAATACAAACGCTATCTAAAACTAACGGATATATCAACCATAGCAGAAAGCGAAAAAACGCTATCCTGTTCTGCTATTAAAacgcatttttcttgtagtgaggaAATCCGGTTTATACTGGGTGTAATGGCTTTGGACTCCACCATACTAACTGATGAGGAACCCTCAACTATTACAGTAGATAGCTCTGAATCTGAAAATTCTCATTGTGAGAGATGGAAGCGATCTAACAGGCTGAGCTTGAACTTAATGAGGTTGACGATGGTGGAAAGTATTAATCCATCAATTCCTAAgacagagaaagcaagagaatTCATAAAGAAAATTAAGGAGTATTCACAATCGGAATTGGCTGACAAGTCGATTGTAGGAAGTCTCATGAATGAGCTAACTACGAAAAAGTTTGACTGGTCTCAACCAATCCCCGATCATGTGACGCACATGTCTAATCTGGCAGCAAGGTTAACAACCTTAGGAATGGAGGTTCATGAACAGTTCTTGATTCAATTCATCATGAACTCTCTACCTCT from Raphanus sativus cultivar WK10039 unplaced genomic scaffold, ASM80110v3 Scaffold2957, whole genome shotgun sequence encodes the following:
- the LOC130506169 gene encoding uncharacterized protein LOC130506169, with translation MALDSTILTDEEPSTITVDSSESENSHCERWKRSNRLSLNLMRLTMVESINPSIPKTEKAREFIKKIKEYSQSELADKSIVGSLMNELTTKKFDWSQPIPDHVTHMSNLAARLTTLGMEVHEQFLIQFIMNSLPLEFSQFQVNFNTIKGKWNFKELKDIC